CTGTCTTACTTCTGTTGGCGGCAGTACTCGCCACTCGCTACTTGAAACTCGCCACTCGCCACTCGCCACTCGTTACTTGAAACTCGCCACTCGCCATCTTTAACCCTGCACCCGCGGCAGCGCCATATGAATTGCAGTGGAGAGATCAAAAATGAAATCGGTTGGGTAAGCACTTACTAGGATTACCTATCTATGCGTAAATGAACGTTTTGAAAGCACTCTTTTTAGCTCTTTTCCTGGCCTGCGGGCTATCCCTGCATGCCCAGGCGGACCGGGCCTTGTTGAACGATGGTAGTCCGGTGTTTGTGAAGGTGGGCGTTGGTTTGTACCCCAATATTTCTGCGTTGATGGGGGAGCTTTCCGCTTCCGCCGGCTACCGGTTTAACCCGCGGTTTGGGTTGGGCGTAGAAATAAGGGGTAGCTCGAGACACAACGAAAGCTTTGGGAATAGCGTGACCGTGCTGGGGCTGCACTTACACCAGCAAGTGGGCCAGCGGTTTTTGCTGGGTTTGGGGGCGGGTGCTACACTAAAGGCCATTAAGGGGAGTGACGGTTTTACCGCCTACGAATATGACTCCGGCGGCACCTACGGGGCGTTCGACTTTGCTTATTACACGCGTTGGGGTGGGACCTTTGGTATTTACACCACGGTTGCGGGCGGCTCCAATTTTGAAAGACTTCAGTACAGTGATGCAACGAACTTATATGAACCGACGGGGGAGCTGGTAGAAGACGGAGTTGTGAGCGCGGGGTTTAAGGTTGGATATGCGTTTCCTGGGCGGCGGGGGCGACGTGAATAGGGAGAGATTTATTTTTGTTCATATCGTTGTCGGTACCTAAAAACGATACTCGCCGGCTATCCAGATACCGGATATTTTGCTCTTGACGGCTGCGGCTGGCAGGGCATCGGCCAGGCGATTGTAGGTGATGCGGAGGCCGAACCGATCGTTGTACAGCACGCCCACGGCGGCGTTGTAGCTCAGGGCAAGGTTCATTTCCAGCTCTTCGTTGCCGGACGTCTGCATGCCACCCGGAAATAGCGTGTAGCCGATGCCCAGCTGACCGTAAGGTTGTAGTTGCTTACTCGGTAGGACGTAGCGGAAACCAATCGGTAGGTCAATGGCAGTTGATTCCAGGACGGCCGTGCTCATCCTGCCTAGATTTTCCACCTCCTGTTCTACGCTGAAAGAATAGTAGCTGGGGGTGAAGTTGACTGATGCTTCACCGTCACCAAAACCTACCCCGTAGATGATTTCGACGCCTACCCGGACGTCGATCCCTGAGCCATAGTCGACTCCCCGAGTTCGCTGAACGGAGTTTTCCGTTGCGTAATTAAAAATATTAGGGCCCAGCAGTACCCCCAGGCTAAATGATTTTTGGCGGACGTTGGATAGCGATCGAGTGGTGCCGCCCTGACAATCGTTATACGCCACTACGGCATTGAGGAGCTCGCGCTCCGTGTACTGCACGCCCCTCATTTGTTTCGGGGTGCCACCACAGTCAAGCGCCGCCCGCAGTTGTTGTTGGTAGCGGTTATCGGAAACGATATCGCCGTCCTCGTTCAGGAACCGGTCAAATAGGAGCGCCACGAACTGTTCGGACTCAGTGGATAGGTAGTACTGCGGCCCGCCAGACCCCCGGAATAAGTAAAGGCTCGCCGGCCCCCTAGCCAGCTCCAGTAAGGGTAAGCGAGTGGTTGCGCGCGTGGCGGATTGCCGTTGGGTGACCGCACCCGCCGCCTGCCGACCCTCCGCAAATTCTACCGCGCGGACGACGTAGCGGTAACTGCCGTCGACGCCAAACTCACTAATGTCCGCCAGGCTTATTTCCACCGGGTTGCCTCCTCCAGCGGAAGCTTCGGTCAATACTTTTGGTGCCGCCCGCGCCGGCGTCGCAGGTAGGATGATCGAATACCGGTTACCGCTGGCGTTGAGGTAGTAGCCGTTGCGTTGGTCCTGAGCGAGTAGGGCGGTGGAGAGTGATAGGATGATGATAACCAGATAAGTGGCTAATTGGGGGGTGTATTTCATGGGGTAGGGTAGGTGTGGTTGGGTTTCGCCGAATGCAAAGAGCGCGAATAAAAGTACGTAAAGCTGAGTGAGGATTCCACGCTCACTAGTTGAACCCTCCGCGTAACGGAGTTCCGCCATAATTTTTTTGGCATTTGCGAGTTAATTCTTTAATCAATCGATAAGTAGCTGCACGCGCCAGGTGCGCCGGCTATCTACGCAACTAATTAATCGGCGCTGCCGCAGGTGCGAAGCAATGGATCAAGCGGTCCGGACCGGGCCAATTGTCAGGTATTAACCACTCTCGCGTAGGAAGTAAACCAGTTTAACTGAATGCCCAAAAACTCCGGACAACGACCTATCATATCAGCGGGATGGATATGTATTTTATTCTTCACGTCTTCTTTAGTGCTCTCCGGTCAGGATAATGCGCAAGGGGTTACGGGCCCTAATTTACTCCGGAACTCATCGTTCGAAACCCTCCGCAACCTAACTACGAAAGAACGGCTATCGACAAATGGCAACATGGCCTACCAAGTGCCGGGTTGGGAGGTCGCCGGGGGAAGCCTGGTCGTTTGTACCGCCGCTTACGACGGGGCCGCCGTGGACGATACGAGCGCAGACTGCGAGAAAGGCGCCGTCGTGGCCCCGGACGGGCGCGCCATGGTACAATTAGAATACTCCGCAAATTGCCTTTCACGGACCTACCGGGCGGGCCGCTGTTCGGATTACCTCGGCCAGCCTCTCGGCGCGCCACTGCGCCTGGGGACGACCTACGAACTGTCCGCGCTGATCTACGTGCCGACGGCCATCGACCCCACCTACGCCCGGCACGTCGGCTTTTCCCTTTATCCGGAGCACCCCGGCGTGAAGGCCAACCGGATGCTGGAGGGGCACGAATTTACCCTCGATACGGTCGTTTTCAACCAGTGGTACCGGGTGAGTTGGCGCTTCCGCCCCACCTGCGATCTCCAGTATCTGGCCCTCGGCGTATTTAGCGGCCGCGACGGACCGGCCACCTACCGCACGGGAGGAGGCCAGGAACGGTTCTATCTGGATGATCTCTCGCTCCGCGCCGTACCCGGTGAGGGAAGGGATGCCCCCGCGTTTTGCCGCACGCTCTCCCAGGAGGAACGAGTAGATTTCGTGGCGGGCGGTACCGCGTACTTCGCCAGCGGACGGGCGATGCTGGCGGAAGACCAACGGGCGGCCCTCGACTCGCTCGCCCTCAGAATCAGGGCCAACCCGCAATCGATCTACCGCATTTCCGGCCATACCGACGCTACGGGCTCCGACCACCTGGAGCTGTCGGACAGAAGAATCGATTCAACGCTCGCCTATTTGCAGCGCTACCACCAGATCTCCCCCCTGCGCTTCCTGCGGCAACCGGTTGGAACGGCCCGTGCCATTGACGCGGCCGTGGACGGGGCGAGAAACCGGCGGGTGGAGATCAGCCACCTCGGCGGGGACCAGGCAGCCTTACTGTACCGCCACTTACTGGAGGCGGTGCGGCGGGAGGATACGCCAACTGCCGGGGCACTGCTGCGCATTTGGTTGGCAATTGCTCCGGAAGAGCAGGTCGCCCTGGCTCCCTACGATCCCCGGTTACGGCCGGTATTAAAAATAATACCGAACCGTAAACGGCTGGAGGCCAGGATCAACGACAGGTACTCCCGGATCGACCGCGAAAATGGGACTTGGCTCCTCGATTCACTTTGGCGGGAAGACCAACTCCCCCGAACGCTCGGCCGCTACCTCGAAAACATGGCCTACTACGACCGGGAGATGGATGCGGATGATCCTTTCTGGGACGTCTCCTACCCCGAACTCACCGAAGCCATCATCAGCGCGAGGGACACCCGCCACGCCCTCCTGGCGCAGGATTGGTTAGCAGCAAACGGGTGGCCCCGGGCCTCGGTAGTCGGGGAAACAGCCGCTCGCGCCATTCCGCTCGCCCTGATCCACGGCGGGGACGCCGACGCTTTGGATCAAGCCCTGCCCCGGTTCAAAGCCGCCTGCCACCGGGGAGAGGCCGACTGGGCCTACTACGCCCTCCTCTACGACCGGGCCCAACAACTCCGCGGGCTCCCCCAGCGCTACGGCACGCAGTACGTAGACGGGAAACGGTGGCCACTGGAGAATGCGGATAGCCTGGCCAGTTGGCGGTGGAGGATTGGGTTGGAGTGAAGGGGGGGGTGATTGGGCCAGGCCAAATTAGTGCTGCCTTAGTGACAGTGAAGGTGGCTGATGATTATCTGGAACAGCTCGGCTCAGCTAGGGTGCACCATCGTAGTCAAGCCCCTCCTGGTAACCAGCGTGTGCGGTGCGGCTGATCTGCGGGATTAGGAAGATTTGAGGCTGATGGATCATTTGGGCGCTGGCGCGGGTGCGGAGTTATGGGGAAAATAGGGTGGGGTGGATCGTTGATGGTGGTTTCAAGTAATCAATATAGATCAATTTGTAAAGTTGAGTCATTAACTAAATACGCCTCGTCAATTACCAATCGATGAGAATACTTGTTCAAATTTATTATGGTCTTCCATTCGAGACCACACAGGGAAGTGTCTGAAACCGCGTATAAATAAAGTTTCTGAGGCTCACAAAATTTAAGTCTTGTATTTAGATCTCGCCAAAATGTAACCGAACTATCAAAGGGATTAATTCTACTGTCCGGTACCCAGGTAATTACCTGATTTTTATCTACTAATGAATCTATACAACGCAATTTTGTAACAGTATACTCATCGTTGTCGCAAAAAAAGACGTATTGTACTGTATTTTCGGTCCTGTTATTTACTATGATTCTGTCGGATTTTTCGTAGCAAGATTGAATGGAAATGGCAAACATTACGATGAATACCCATTTCAGAACTCGATATAAGGGAATCATAAAGACCAAGCTGTTAAATAAAATGGTACCCCCCCCCAACCCCTTATCAAAAATCGCACGATTGTGGGCGACGGAAGTATAGTTGCGAAACTCAAACGTTAATTGTGAGCATAAGAGGTTGGGTAATAGCAGGGCTATTAAGCAGGGTAGTAGTAAACGCATGTTTGTTTAGACTGGGTGGTAAATGTCGAATACAACCCGTTTATACATTGTTAATCAGCCTTGTTCGGTGGAGTCATAAAATTTTTCAAAAAATTTTAATTATCGCTTTTTGTAGCGATGTATTTCTCCGCTGTAACCGATTGTGTGGCAAAACACACAATTAATGGAACAATACAAATGGCTCGCTTGCAGCGATTACCCGCTCCGTAACACCAATACTGTTTTCGGTGAAATGGATTGAAAAATTAAAGTAGCTAACCCACATCCCTCAAATAATCTAATCGCTCAATCAACCAGGCAATTTTAAAGTTCAACTTTAAAATTACCTGGTTCCCTCTCTTCGCCTCACTCGTTCCCCATCACCCGGCACCCGCGGCAGCGCAAAAAAAACACTATCCCATCACCTCCCTCAAATACCCAGCCGTATACCCCCCACCATCCGCAACCAGCCCCTCCGGCGAACCCTGAAACACAACGTACCCACCCTCACGGCCCCCCTCCGGTCCAAGATCAATCAAATAATCCGCCGATTTGATCACGTCGAGGTTGTGTTCGACGATCAGCACCGTGTGCCCCCGTTCCACCAGCGCGTTCAGCGCGTTGAGCAGGATGGCCACGTCGTGGAAATGCAGCCCCGTCGTCGGCTCGTCGAAGATGAAGAAGATGTGTTCGCCCGCTTTCTCCCGCGTCAGGAAGCTGGCGAGTTTTACGCGTTGGGCCTCCCCGCCGGAAAGGGTGGAGGAGGACTGCCCCAGGGTGATGTACCCCAGGCCCACGTCCTGCAGCGGCTGTAATTTTTTGCTGATGCTGCTGTCTTCGGCGAAGAAGTCGACGGCCTCGTCCACGCTGAGGTCGAGGATCTCGGAGATGTTCTTGCCATTGTAGAGGACGTCCAGCAACTCCCGCTTGAAGCGCTTGCCGTTGCACTCTTCGCAGACGAGTTTGACGTCGGCGAGGAACTGCATCTCTACCGTCTGTTCTCCTTCCCCTTTGCAGGTGTCGCAGCGGCCGCCATCCACGTTGAAGGAGAAGTGGCCCGCTTTGTAGTCGCGGATCTTCGCCAGCTGCTGGTTGGCCATCATGTTGCGGATGGTATCGTAGGCCCCGACGTAGGTGACCGGGTTCGACCGGCTCGATTTGCCGATCGGGCTCTGGTTGATCATCTCCACCTGGGTGAGCACCTTCAGGTCGCCGGTGATCTCGGAGTGGGCGCCCGGGCCCTGGCTGGAACCTTCGCCCAGGATGCGGCGCAGGGCGGGGTAGAGGATCCCCTTCACCAAACTCGTCTTGCCCGATCCGGATACGCCGGAAATGACCGTCATCGCGTTCAGCGGGATGCTGGCGTCGATCTTCTTCAGGTTGTGCATCCGCGCACCCTTGATGTGTAGCCAGTTCGTCAGCTTGCGGCGTTGTTCCGGGACGGGGATCTTCATCTCCCCCGTCATGTACTTCGTCGTGTAGCTGTCCGACGCATCCTCGTAAATGTTCTCGTACGGCCCGGCGTAAATGATGTCGCCTCCGTGGACGCCGGCCGCGGGGCCCACGTCAATCAGGTAATCCGCCGCGGCGATGACGCCTTCTTCGTGCTCGACGACCAGGACGGTATTGCCCAGATCGCGCAGCCGTTTCAGTACGGCGACCATCCGCTCGGTATCGCGGGGGTGGAGGCCGACGCTCGGCTCGTCCAGGATGTACATCGACGCCGTCAGGTTACTGCCCAGCGTCCGCGTCAGGTTGATGCGCTGGCTTTCGCCGCCGGAAAGGGTATTACTGAGGCGGTTGATGTCGAGGTAGCTCAACCCGAGGTCCATCATGGACTGCAAGCGGTTATTGATCTCCAGCAACAGGCGGCGCCCGATCGTCCGGTCGTGCTCGTTGAGCTCCAATTCCTGAAAATGCTTTTGCAGTAGGTCGATGGGGAGGTCCAGCAGGTCCGTCAGCGCGTGGCCGCCCACTTTTACGTAGTCGGCTTCCCGCCGGAGCCGGCCGCCGCGGCAGGTGGGGCAGGTCGTCCGGCCCCGGTAGCGTGCAAGCATGATGCGGTTCTGGATCTTGTACAGCTTCTTCCCCAAGTCGTCAAAAAAGGTCGTGATGCCGCCGACGTGGCGGTTGCCGTCCCACAGCGTCCGTTTTTCGTCCTTCGTCAGGTCGGCGTAGGACGTGTGGACAGGAAACTGAAATTTGCTGGCCTGGCGTACAAAGTCCTTCTGCCACTGCCCGTAGGTGCTGCCGGACCACGCCGCCACCGCCCCGTCGTAGACCGATTTGCTCGGGTCGGGGATCACCTTGTCCTCGTCGATGCCCATCGTGCGGCCGAAGCCTTCGCAGGTCGGGCAGGCGCCGAAGGGGTTGTTGTAATTGAAGAGCGACGGGCTGGGTTCCACGAAGGTCATCCCGTCCAGTTCGAAGCGGTTGTTCCAGGTTGTAAAGTCGTCCGCACTGAGCCAGACGATCACTTCGCCGCCGCCCTCACCGAAGGCGGTCTGGACGGAGTCGGCGATCCGGCTTTCGTTTTCAGAATTGTCCTCGGCCACCACGAAACGGTCGATCAGGATCAGTA
The Lewinella sp. 4G2 genome window above contains:
- the uvrA gene encoding excinuclease ABC subunit UvrA, with amino-acid sequence MSKNTDLSSADLRTSVYIKGARANNLKNVDLVIPKNQLVVVTGVSGSGKSSITMDTLFAEGQRRYVESLSSYARQFLMRMKKPEVDYIKGICPAIAIEQKTTTANARSTVGTLTEIYDFLRLLYARAGRTFSPISGEEVKRHSVSDVVNHIIGLPVKSRVYLYAPLPKEYDDRTLHKELEMLQQKGYTRVLFEGELADINDVLESGKHVLFQTLRELKPEEEVLILIDRFVVAEDNSENESRIADSVQTAFGEGGGEVIVWLSADDFTTWNNRFELDGMTFVEPSPSLFNYNNPFGACPTCEGFGRTMGIDEDKVIPDPSKSVYDGAVAAWSGSTYGQWQKDFVRQASKFQFPVHTSYADLTKDEKRTLWDGNRHVGGITTFFDDLGKKLYKIQNRIMLARYRGRTTCPTCRGGRLRREADYVKVGGHALTDLLDLPIDLLQKHFQELELNEHDRTIGRRLLLEINNRLQSMMDLGLSYLDINRLSNTLSGGESQRINLTRTLGSNLTASMYILDEPSVGLHPRDTERMVAVLKRLRDLGNTVLVVEHEEGVIAAADYLIDVGPAAGVHGGDIIYAGPYENIYEDASDSYTTKYMTGEMKIPVPEQRRKLTNWLHIKGARMHNLKKIDASIPLNAMTVISGVSGSGKTSLVKGILYPALRRILGEGSSQGPGAHSEITGDLKVLTQVEMINQSPIGKSSRSNPVTYVGAYDTIRNMMANQQLAKIRDYKAGHFSFNVDGGRCDTCKGEGEQTVEMQFLADVKLVCEECNGKRFKRELLDVLYNGKNISEILDLSVDEAVDFFAEDSSISKKLQPLQDVGLGYITLGQSSSTLSGGEAQRVKLASFLTREKAGEHIFFIFDEPTTGLHFHDVAILLNALNALVERGHTVLIVEHNLDVIKSADYLIDLGPEGGREGGYVVFQGSPEGLVADGGGYTAGYLREVMG
- a CDS encoding OmpA family protein — translated: MAYQVPGWEVAGGSLVVCTAAYDGAAVDDTSADCEKGAVVAPDGRAMVQLEYSANCLSRTYRAGRCSDYLGQPLGAPLRLGTTYELSALIYVPTAIDPTYARHVGFSLYPEHPGVKANRMLEGHEFTLDTVVFNQWYRVSWRFRPTCDLQYLALGVFSGRDGPATYRTGGGQERFYLDDLSLRAVPGEGRDAPAFCRTLSQEERVDFVAGGTAYFASGRAMLAEDQRAALDSLALRIRANPQSIYRISGHTDATGSDHLELSDRRIDSTLAYLQRYHQISPLRFLRQPVGTARAIDAAVDGARNRRVEISHLGGDQAALLYRHLLEAVRREDTPTAGALLRIWLAIAPEEQVALAPYDPRLRPVLKIIPNRKRLEARINDRYSRIDRENGTWLLDSLWREDQLPRTLGRYLENMAYYDREMDADDPFWDVSYPELTEAIISARDTRHALLAQDWLAANGWPRASVVGETAARAIPLALIHGGDADALDQALPRFKAACHRGEADWAYYALLYDRAQQLRGLPQRYGTQYVDGKRWPLENADSLASWRWRIGLE